From Salvia splendens isolate huo1 chromosome 16, SspV2, whole genome shotgun sequence, a single genomic window includes:
- the LOC121770435 gene encoding uncharacterized protein LOC121770435 has translation MGHAIVGKFSHSTTSTNQVQKMLGNIKFIKGFKWNYINAKHLIIQFEFIEDYAKMLNGPSGTPVWYVDHHPMRVFKWTPDFDSFFETPIAAVWCKVIGVPIHLFEVSTLYAIGNPIQLDHDTTSRKRLYFARICVEIDISKPHTEEVVLDILGKETILKVKWDKIPSYCRECKHVGHSSRNCHAFGKKDTPPANYPNLAYNRRQWNYQAKQPAQSEGQITPSRI, from the coding sequence ATGGGGCACGCGATTGttggtaagttctctcactcgaCTACGTCCACTAACCAAGTCCAGAAAATGCTAGGTAATATCAAGTTCATCAAAGGCTTCAAGTGGAACTACATCAATGCAAAGCATCTCATCATCCAATTTGAATTTATCGAGGATTATGCAAAGATGTTGAATGGGCCTAGCGGTACACCGGTATGGTATGTTGATCatcatccgatgagggtgttcaaatggacGCCGGACTTCGACTCATTCTTTGAAACGCCAATTGCAGCAGTTTGGTGCAAAGTGATAGGTGTGCCTATCCATCTATTTGAGGTGTCAACACTATACGCAATCGGCAATCCCATTCAGCTCGATCATGACACGACAAGCAGGAAACGACTATATTTCGCCCGCATTTGTGTGGAAATTGACATATCTAAACCGCATACGGAGGAGGTAGTGCTAGACATTCTCGGGAAAGAGACTATCCTCAAAGTCAAGTGGGACAAAATCCCATCTTATTGTAGGGAGTGCAAGCACGTTGGCCACTCTAGTAGAAACTGTCATGCTTTTGGTAAAAAGGATACTCCACCAGCAAACTACCCCAATCTAGCCTATAATAGGCGGCAATGGAACTACCAGGCTAAGCAACCTGCACAGAGCGAGGGGCAAATCACACCCTCAAGAATATGA